The Betta splendens chromosome 2, fBetSpl5.4, whole genome shotgun sequence nucleotide sequence CAGAGGCAGTAGGACTCATAGTTCCAGATGTACCACTGGTGGCTGTATACACTTGTATGCTTGTGGTGCTGTTCAATGTAGGTGGCACTGTTGTCGCAGTTGATGTTACACCAGTTGCACTGTTCAGTGTAGGTGATACTGTTGTTGCGTTTGATGTTGCatttaaatctgtaaaaaaCATTGGTTGACAAAATGGAAAGTTATGGAAAGGATTATGGTGGAAGTTTTTATTTATAGTTGCTCAGCCGTCTGTTGATACCACTGGGAGAGAACAGGCTTATTCTACAACCCTctgttatttgtttgttgttactCTTTAACCTACAGTATTACACAAACTCACTAAAAGACACAATTTGTAGCATCTAACCATAATcggtttgtttttaattaataaaaaaaacaccgaAGGCGATCGCAAATCACttacaaatacagtacagtattttcaCGTCTATGGTGTGGATGAGTGTACTTACAAAGTGCTTGGACAGATGAGGGAACAACAGTAAGGTTGTAGGTGTTGTTGGGGTTGGACAAAGACATTACTAATAGGTTTGCCACATCAACAGCGGGTGGGACCTGGTCTACTCTGTTAGAGAAGTTAACTCCCACATCTGCTTCAGTATTAGCTGATTTGGTTGTGGTAACAGCTTCTctgttaaaacaaaacaaataattccATTCAGTGACAATAAAAGACATtatttgtatgtgtgcatgtgcttgtATGTGTTACTAGAAACTAAAGCTTTGACTATTATAAAATTGCGTTACCTAAATTGTATGACATATGAACCTAGAAATGAAGCACCATATCTGGACCTTAGAATGACATTCCACTAAGGgataaaagaaaacagtaaaatacatatacaatgaaaatgtgtttttaaacatagcattgtgtaaataaaatatttgctttattaaTTGTTTTGACATTGTACTCACAATTGTAACAACCTGTACTTCCAGAGTCTTAAATCCAATGCTGTTTCTGTCAGAGAGTTGTGGTGTAAATGGTACAACCAAAACTGCTGTGACAACTATAACTGCTGGGGGAGCCAGGGTTGTAGTgctggtagtagtagtagtagtagtagtagtagtagtactagtagtagtagtggcaggaggaggagaatgagttGTAGTAGTGGGAGTCGTAATGTCTGACTCTGTTGTTGTCACCCTATTCTCTGTtgttgaagcaggtgtagcactgTGGGATGTTTGTtgagtggtgtctgcagtagtGACGATGGGGGctacagttgttggacttgACATCACTTTCAgtactgccaaagcacaagtatGAAATCATGTAGATAGAGTGAAAGAAACAAACTGCAGTGGTCAGTAGATTTTATGTACAGTCTCTTTCAGTCGACTGGCAGTGACAGCAGATGCTTCACAATCAACTTTTGATAGTTACAGGCAATGAACCCATAGAACAAAATCTGTACTACGTAAACTGTCATAATGAAATAGAAATATGTTAGCTAGGGAATCAACAACAAAGGAAACACACTCACCACaaagtgtctgtgagtgttttcataATTGTTAAGGGTCTTGAGGTGagatttcaggcaacagttcacttaccaactgcttgaatggaagtggacacaacagtgagattgaaggtgttgttgggattggacacagcacttgctaaagctgttgcgacatcgctagcctgtggggtttctccaggtgcagcacggtcattgaactcaattgccaggtctactttagtaagagttgtgtttgatgtgacaaatgggctgcacaaaacagaagaacatttcaatgacgtcatattgatagtcgtgaatcatatgtgcaactgatccatgaactgggttcctttgcaataaatcacttatgatagtggtgaatagcacaaagagagaaaaccaaagtcattcaagggcaagaactcaaagtcttacctgaattctatgacataggcatagatgaaagtaatatagatgtggctgtagacagagtccacctgagggaggaaagcagacaggaaattagaaacatattaaaatgtttcactatttacattcaatagtcaagattttcatgttgaagtcatccacttggcaaatataaagccatttgtccgttttgacattgtactcacaattcgtacaacttctctttggagattctggaactgaacgctgttgttgtcattgagttgtgattcatatgctgtattcaggacagctgagagaaggaaaattgttgtggtccctgaagtgttgaaattagctgctgtcgtctctgctgttgaagcaggtgtagcactggcagttgtttgttcagtggtttctgtagttgtgacgacgggggcttcagttgttggacttgtcgtcccattcagtactgccaaagcacaagtataaaaccatgtagattgagagaaacaataatatgtacagtattagtcagcagattttatgtacagttggccttgtccatcgttatgcgtctgcacagtcattattaccaatccataatttcagaaggtgccgggaacagaaccattattaacctactatgtacagtaaacctttataatgatacgaactggagactcaacaacaatggaaacgcacaaagaaacattctcaccacagagtgtctgtgagtgttttcatgtttgttaagggtcttagggtgagatttcaggcaacagttcacttaccaactacttgaatggaagtggacacaacagtgagattgaaggtgttgttgggattggacacagcacttgctaaagctgttgcgacatcgctagcctgtggggtttctccaggtgcagcaaggtcattgaactcaattgccaggtctactttagtaagagttgtgtttgatgtgacaaatgggctgcacagaacagaagaacatttcaatgacatcatattgatagtcgtgaatcatatgtgcaactgatccatgaactgggttcctttgcaataaatcacttatgatattggtgaatagcacaaagagagaaaaccaaagtcattcaagggcaagaactcaaagtcttacctgaattctatgacataggcatagatgaaagtaatatagatgtggctgtagacagagtccacctgagggaggaaagcagacaggaaattagaaacatattaaaatgtttcactatttacattcaatagtcaagattttcatgttgaagtcatccacttggcaaatataaagccatttgtccgttttgacattgtactcacaattcgtacaacttctctttggagattttggaactgaacgctgttgttgtcattgagttgtgattcatatgctgtattcaggacagctgagagaaggaaaattgttgtggtccctgaagtgttgaaattagctgctgtcgtctctgctgttgaagcaggCGTAGCACTGGTGGTTGTTTGTTTAGTGGTTTCTGTAGTAGTGACGACgggggcttcagttgttggacttgtcgtcccattcagtactgccaaagcacaagtataaaaccatgtagattgagagaaacaataatctgtacagtagtagtcagcagattttatgtacagttggccttgtccatcattatgcgtctgcacagtcattattaccaatccataatttcagaaggtgccgggaacagaaccattattaacctactatgtacagtaaacctttataatgatacgaactagagactcaacaacaatggaaacgcacaaagaaacattctcaccacagagtgtctgtgagtgttttcatgtttgttaagggtcttagagtgagatttcaggcaacagttcacttaccaactacttgaatggaagtggacacaacagtgagattgaaggtgttgttgggattggacacagcacttgctaaagctgttgcgacatcgctagcctgtggggtttctccaggtgcagcacggtcattgaactcaattgccaggtctactttagtaagagttgtgtttgatgtgacaaatgggctgcacaaaacagaagaacatttcaatgacatcatattgatagtcgtgaatcatatgtgcaactgatccatgaactgggttcctttgcaataaatcacttatgatagtggtgaatagcacaaagagagaaaaccaaagtcattcaagggcaagaactcaaagtcttacctgaattctatgacataggcatagatgaaagtaatatagatgtggctgtagacagagtccacctgagggaggaaagcagacaggaaattagaaacatattaaaatgtttcactatttacattcaatagtcaagattttcatgttgaagtcatccacttggcaaatataaagccatttgtccgttttgacattgtactcacaattcgtacaacttctctttggagagtctggaactgaacgctgttgttgtcattgagttgtgattcatatgttgtattcaggacagctgagagaaggaaaactgttgtggtccctgaagtgttgaaattagctgctgtcgtctctgctgttgaagcaggtgtagcactggtggttgtttgttcagtggtttctgtagtagtgacgacgggggcttcagttgttggacttgtcgtcccattcagtactgccaaagcacaagtataaaaccatgtagattgagagaaacaataatctgtacagtagtagtcagcagattttatgtacagttggccttgtccatcattatgcgtttgcacagtcattattaccaatccataatttcagaaagtgccgggaacagaaccattattaacctactatgtacagtaaacctttataatgatacgaactggagactcaacaacaatggaaacgcacaaagaaacattctcaccacagagtgtctgtgagtgttttcatgtttgttaagggtcttagggtgagatttcaggcaacagttcacttaccaactacttgaatggaagtggacacaacagtgagattgaaggtgttgttgggattggacacagcacttgctaaagctgttgcgacatcgctagcctgtggggtttctccaggtgcagcacggtcattgaactcaattgccaggtctactttagtaagagttgtgtttgatgtgacaaatgggctgcacagaacagaagaacatttcaatgacatcatattgatagtcgtgaatcatatgtgcaactgatccatgaactgggttcctttgcaataaatcacttatgatagtggtgaatagcacaaagagagaaaaccaaagtcattcaagggcaagaactcaaagtcttacctgaattctatgacataggcatagatgaaagtaatatagatgtggctgtagacagagtccacctgagggaggaaagcagacaggaaattagaaacatattaaaatgtttcactatttacattcaatagtcaagattttcatgttgaagtcatccacttggcaaatataaagccatttgtccgttttgacattgtactcacaattcgtacaacttctctttggagagtctggaactgaacgctgttgttgtcattgagttgtgattcatatgttgtattcaggacagctgagagaaggaaaactgttgtggtccctgaagtgttgaaattagctgctgtcgtctctgctgttgaagcaggtgtagcactggcggttgtttgttcagtggtttctgtagtagtgacgacgggggcttcagttgttggacttgtcgtcccattcagtactgccaaagcacaagtataaaaccatgtagattgagagaaacaataatctgtacagtagtagtcagcagattttatgtacagttggccttgtccatcattatgcgtctgcacagtcattattaccaatccataatttcagaaggtgccgggaacagaaccattattaacctactatgtacagtaaacctttataatgatacgaactggagactcaacaacaatggaaacgcacaaagaaacattctcaccaca carries:
- the LOC114851391 gene encoding integumentary mucin C.1-like: MSSPTTVAPIVTTADTTQQTSHSATPASTTENRVTTTESDITTPTTTTHSPPPATTTTSTTTTTTTTTTTSTTTLAPPAVIVVTAVLVVPFTPQLSDRNSIGFKTLEVQVVTIWNVILRSRYGASFLGSYVIQFREAVTTTKSANTEADVGVNFSNRVDQVPPAVDVANLLVMSLSNPNNTYNLTVVPSSVQALYLNATSNATTVSPTLNSATGVTSTATTVPPTLNSTTSIQVYTATSGTSGTMSPTASAEALTTKNLVFRSKETFTSDLNNPSSVAYRNRASLITTTLTPFYNKAFDSFKSIQVTDFSNGSIYNRLLLRFASASVPNDTAIGEVLIKAASNITSFNIDITYIFVDNTQVSSGISQRVSIITASCLVLLSWLLSNQQ